A part of Xenopus tropicalis strain Nigerian chromosome 4, UCB_Xtro_10.0, whole genome shotgun sequence genomic DNA contains:
- the mgp gene encoding matrix Gla protein, with protein MKTLPVILLLALVAVVALAYDSYESHESLEVYDPFLNSRKANSFMNSQAKNQRMNERIRERNKSPRERQREACEDYDPCERYALRYGFSAAYKRYFGQRRGEKK; from the exons ATGAAGACTCTTCCAGTCATTCTGCTTCTAGCACTGGTTGCTGTGGTAGCCCTTGCAtatg ACTCATATGAGAGCCACGAGTCACTTGAAGTATACG ATCCCTTCCTGAATTCAAGAAAAGCCAACTCATTTATGAATTCCCAGGCCAAAAACCAGCGTATGAACGAGAG aatCCGCGAGCGCAACAAGAGCCCCCGAGAGCGCCAACGAGAAGCTTGTGAAGACTATGATCCTTGTGAAAGATATGCTTTACGTTACGGGTTCTCTGCTGCCTACAAGCGTTACTTTGGACAGCGTCGCGGAGAGAAGAAATAG
- the bglap2 gene encoding osteocalcin, with translation MKELVILSLLVLSVYSVLHKDVKPMDSRKKEFPEDVKVTRQAAHAIIKRVRRGYNYYERYFPRVKSPLELKKEQCENYSPCDQLSEWVGFYQAYQTYFGPV, from the exons ATGAAGGAATTGGTCATTTTATCACTCCTGGTACTCTCTGTGTACTCTGTTCTTCATAAAG ATGTCAAACCAATGGATTCTAGAAAAAAAGAATTTCCAGAAG ATGTGAAGGTGACACGGCAAGCAGCACATGCAATAATTAAAAGGGTCCGTCGTGGATATAATTATTATGAAAG ATACTTTCCCAGAGTAAAGTCACCGTTGGAGCTAAAGAAGGAGCAATGTGAGAATTATTCCCCTTGTGATCAACTATCTGAATGGGTTGGATTCTACCAGGCATACCAGACGTACTTTGGACCTGTCTGA